The genome window CGCAGTCCATATTTCACGCCATCATATCGCGACAGGTTAGATGCAGCCTCGGCAGTGGCGATGATATAATAAGTTGCAATGGCATATTCAGTATGCGGGAGACTTACCTCGACCATCTTGCAACCCATGGCCTCAAGGGCCCCTATGGCCTTTCTGACGACCGCCTCGACATCAGGATCAAGGCCGCCAACTAGATATTCCCTCGGCAAACCTATGGTATAACCGCTGATCCCCTTACCAAGTCCGGCTGTATAATCAGGGACATCCCTTGAGGAAGAGGTGGAGTCCATCGGATCATTTCCTGCAATGGCGCCAAGGAGTATAGCTGCATCGGTTACATCTTTTGTTATAGGACCAATCTGGTCAAGGGAAGAGGCAAAGGCAACAAGCCCGTATCTAGAAACCCTGCCGTAGGTTGGTTTAAGGCCAACTACGCCGCAATGTGAAGATGGCTGACGGATTGAACCACCAGTATCGGAGCCTAAGGCGCCTGCACAGAGCCTTGCGGCCACAGCCGCCGCTGAACCGCCGCTTGATCCCCCAGGTACTCTGGTAAGATCCCATGGGTTATAAGTAGGATGAAAGGCCGAGTTCTCGGTCGAAGATCCCATGGCGAACTCGTCCATGTTGAGTTTGCCCAACATCACAGCCCCCGCCCTGTTTAACCTCTCGATCGCTGTCGCATCATAAGGTGGGATGAAGCCTTCAAGCATACGCGAGGCACAGGTCGTCTTAATACCCTTTGTACAGATGAGATCTTTTATGCCGAGCGGGACGCCGGTAAGGGGTGTGATATCCTCGCCCTTATCAAGACGTCTCTGCGCATCCTTCGCCTGATTCAATGCGAGCTCATGGGTGACGGTTATATAGGCCCTTATCTTGGGATCAACCTGATCAATCCTGTCTAGATATGCCTTTGTCACCTCGACAGGGCTTATCTCGCCCTTGGCGTACAACTCACCTAATTCTTTAATAGTTAAGTCTATAAGATCCGGCATGCCTCTCATTCTCCATTCTTAAAGATGGTCCTGATCAAATGATTTTCGGGACAGCAAAGGCGCCGTCTTCCTTCTGAGGGGCATTTTTCAGTGCATCTTCGACAGAGAGCGAGGGCATCTCCACATCATCTCTGAAGCGATTAACACAATCAAGGGAATGGGCCAAAGGGGATACGCCGCCTGTATCCAATTCGCCAAGCTTCGCTACATATTCAAGTATCTCGTTCAGCTGTACAGTAAATCCCTCAATCTCATCTTGATCAAAACTTAAACATGCCAAATTAGCAATATGCTCGACCTCAAGGCGCGTGATCTTCACTGTTTACCCCTCCTGAGACAGACTGTCCAGCCTTTGCCCATACGATCCAAAAGACACCAGTCTCAATCAGACCTTCCAGGGTCTTAGACCTCATTAAAGCCTATAAAGTTTCAAAATTCAATAATCCACAGACTATTACATGTAGCCCTTACTGGTTTTATATGTTATTTCCTTAATGATTGAAAACTGCGCACCTACCAAACAATTAAAAAATAAAGTCATGGAAACCGATATACTTGAACAGTTAAAACCGTATTTTGAGCGCCTTGACAGCCGGATGTCTAGCTGCTTTGCCTCACACATGCCATTTATAAATGAAATAACAGGGCACATACTCTTTGCCGGCGGCAAGAAGGTCAGGCCGCTGCTGACAGTGCTTTCAGCCATACTATGCGGAAGGGAGGAGATAGATGAAGCCTATGATCTTGCACTGGTCCCTGAATATCTACATGCGGCAAGCCTCTTGCATGATGATGTAGTCGATGACGGGAAATTAAGGCGAGGCAAACCGCCTGCATATACTATCTGGGGAAACAAGGCTACGGTCCTTGCAGGGGATTTTCTATATGCAAGGGCCATAGAGCTGGCCACACGCTTCGAAGACATCCGCATAGCAAGGGTCACCGCCGAGACCGTGGCCCTTATGTCCGAAGGCGAGGTCATGCAACTCCTGCATTCAAAGAACCCGGACTTTTTTGATGAACAGACCTATATGGATATTATATACAGAAAGACGGCTGCACTGATCTCGATGTCATGCAAGATCGGTGCGCTCTTTGCCGGGGCGGATGACACCAGGGTCAATGCCCTTTCCAACTACGGCCTTTGTCTGGGCAAGGCATTTCAAATGATAGACGACCTCTTGGACTATACCGCTGACACAAAAGAATTCGGAAAGGCCGTCGGCGCAGATCTTGCCGAAGGAAAGCTCACGCTGCCCCTGGTTTACGGGCTCAGCATAGCCTCTCCCAAAGAAAAGAGTGAGATATTTTTGATATTGAAAAAGGATAAACATTCTCCTGAGGAGCTTGCATGGATAAAAGACCTTCTCGAGACCAAGGGTGCCTTCAAATACACGAAAGACAAAGCCGAAGAACTCATAAGGATAGGTTGCAACGGCCTCGATATATTCGGATCATCGGAAACAGCCGGGATATTGAAAAGGCTTGCAAGGTTTGTGGTTGAGCGTAGGAAATAAATCTGTTTAATTTATGCGTTGCAATATGAAGAGCTAATAAGGATGCAAAATGGGCTTAAATAGATCTAAGATAATAAAAGGACTAGCCGTCCTGGCCGGAACGGGGGCGGCCGCTGGTGCAGCGTATGAGATTTTTTGCCCAAAGGCCGAATTTTTTGGCAGGGTGATAACCCACGGGCCGAGGACGACCAATGCGGTTGGGATCGTGTTCGATCAGGGCCCAAATCAGGCCACAGCCGCTGTCTGCAAAAGACTGCATGAATTATCCATCCCGGCTGCATTTTTCATTGAAGGCAAAAAGGCCAGGAGCCTTCCGTGGGCAATGGACCATATTCAGGCGTTTGAAATAGGCATACACGGCGAGGACTACAGACCTCTCATATTCAAAAAGGAACAGGATATAAGGCGCTCACTCAGATCAACCCAATTCCTTGTAAGAGAATTCCAAGACAAAGGTGCGAGATACTTCATGCCGCCCTATGGCTTTAAAGACCTGCGCCTGATGCGTGTAGCGCACGAACTTGGACTTATTGTAGTAAACCCTTCGCTCACCCTTAAAATCATGCCCCTCCGCCCATATGCGGCAGGCATGCAAGCCAGGCAAGATCCGGCAAAGTCGATCTCGGGCGCGATATCCAGGCTACTACTCAAGGTGAGATCGGGCGACATAATCCTCATACCTTCCTACCTGACCGCCGGACAGGGGGGCGGGCGGCACGACATGGCCGGACTGATGCCGGAACTACTCACCGAGCTGGTCATCGGCCTGAAGACGATAGGGCTCCGGCCATGGGGTTTAAAGGCCCTTATCGGATGAGATCGCCATCATAAATAAATGTATGTGTGCCGGCGGGAACTGCCCGCATATTGCACTGTTCGGCCAAATGATAAATAAAAAATATGCAATGGCTATGAATAACGACAAAAAAACCGTAAAGAAACCATGGGGCGGGAGATTCGCCGAGGATACAGACAAGCTGGTTGAGCGTTTTACAGCCTCGATCCATTTTGACAAAAGGCTCTACAGACAAGACATAGCTGGCAGCAAGGCACATGCCACTATGTTGGTGAAACAGGGTATCATAAGCCCCGAAGAGGGCATGGCGATCGTCCGCGGCCTAGACGAGATACAGCATGATATCGAGGCCGGGAAGTTCGTCTGGCAGGAGGCGCTGGAAGACGTCCACATGAACATCGAACAAGCCCTCGTGGAACGGATCGGGGATGCGGGCAAAAAACTCCATACGGCCAGGAGCCGCAACGACCAGGTGGTAACTGATACAAGGCTTTATCTGAGGGATGAGACAGACAGAATAAGCGATCTTATTCATGGACTGCAACTTGCCCTGCTGTCACAGGCAAAGCGCCACCCTGAACTCATAATACCTGGATATACACACCTTCAGAGGGCGCAACCTGTACTCTGGCCGCATCACATGCTTGCATATTATGAGATGTTCAAGAGGGACAAGGAGAGACTCGCTGACTGCAGACGGCGTATCAATATCTGTCCACTTGGAAGCGCCGCGCTCGCAGGCACCGGCCTTCCCATAGACAGGGAATTTACCGCAAATGAACTAGGCTTTGATGACATCTCTGCAAATAGTATGGATGCCGTAGCTGACAGGGATTTCGCGGTGGAATTCCTGGCCGCACTCTCCATTATCATGGCCCACTTGAGCAGGCTTTCCGAGGAGCTTATCCTGTGGTCAACGGTTGAATTCGGCTTTATAGAACTCCCTGATGCATTTTGCACAGGATCGAGCATAATGCCGCAGAAAAAAAATCCTGACGTACCGGAACTCATCAGGGGAAAGACCGGCAGGGTATACGGCTGCCTGATGGCCATGCTGACACTTATAAAGGCGTTGCCCATGACCTACAACCGTGACCTCCAAGAAGACAAGGAGGCATTGTTCGATGCAATCGACACAGTAAGTGCATCTTTAGAAATGATGACAGCCATCATCTCCAGACTTGAGCCTAAGAAAGAACACATAGGAAAGGTTCTTGAAAAGGGATTTCTGACTGCTACCGATCTTGCTGACTATCTTGTAAAAAAAGAACTTCCATTCAGAAGCGCCCATGAAGTCGCCGGCAGGATAGTTGCAAGGTGTATAGAGACAGGCAGGGATATCAAAGACCTCAGTCTCGACGAATTCAAGGCGTTCTCGCCGCTCATCGAAGAAGATGTGTATGATGTCCTGACGGTCGAAGGTTCTCTAAGGTCCAGGTGCTCTATTGGCGGCACGGCGCCCGAGACAGTGGCCGAGGCCGTGAGGCGGGCCGAGATAGAACTGAATGGATTTAATAAGCAATGAAACGATCTTGTAAAAACTACCTTGCTTTCCTCGCCGCCCTATGCGGCTTGATTATGCTCTCGGGCTGCGGAAGAAAGGGGGCGCCTGTCCCCCCAGGCACTATCCGTCCGGTCGCGATAAAAGACCTCTCATACACGATAACACCTGAAGGCGCCGAACTGTCCTGGACCGTCCCGATCAGAAACCTGGACGGAAGCCCTATAGAACGCATCAAGGGTTTTGAGATCTATAAGGCAGAGGCGTCTGTGAATGAGACCTGCGACGGATGTCCCCCAAGATTTGGACCACCCATAGAGATACCGTTTGAGGCCCATCCAGAAGAGGCGAGAAAGATGTATTACGACGACCGCACGCTGCACCAGGGAATGAGGTATATTTATGAAGTGCGCACAGTCAAGGGCTGGCTCAACATAAGTGACCCGTCAAACAGGATATCCTTTGCATGGCATGTCCCTGCATCGCCGCCTTCACAGATTTCGGCACAACCTTCGGCTGATGGCATATATCTATCATGGGTTCCACCTGGAACATGGGCGGATGGAAGCCCAATAGATAAAAAGATCTCGTATAAGATATACAAGGCAGAGGCAGTTGAAGGGCAATGGAAGGCGATCGGCCCTCCGGTTGACTCAACAGGCTTTTTTGATACATCCGTGAAAAAAGGTGTAACATATAAATATTCCATATCCTCCGTCCTCATCTATCACGGCACGGAGATCGAAGGCCGGCGCAGCCGTGAAATAACCGCCCAGCCAATTGACCTGACACCACCTAAGCCCCCTGAAGGCCTGGTGGCGGTCTACAGGAAGGCCTTGGCAGGAAGCGGCGGTGAAGGAGGCGTCGAATTGTTGTGGCAGGAAAACTCCGAGCCTGACCTTGCGGGCTATATAGTTTACCGCCGCAACAAAAACGGCCTTATCGACAAATTGAACCATTCACCGATCCCAATCCCCAAGTTCATCGACTTTACGCGGCTGTCACCTGGTATCTACGAATACTGGGTTACGGCCGTTGATCGGGCGCACCCCCCCAACGAAAGTCGCCCGTCGAAACCGGCAAGTGTCGAGATATATTGATTCCGACTGAAAGGTAGCTATATGGATCACTTTGTTTTCAAAAACGGCGAACTTTATTGTGAAGATATACCGGTAAAGAAAATAGCCGAAGAGGCAGGCACTCCGCTTTACATATATAGCACGGCCACACTGGAGAGACACTTCAAGGCCTTTGAAAAGGCCCTTGTCCACCGCAACCACATCATCTGTTTCGCCGTCAAGGCAAACAGCAACATAGCTGTGTTAAACATCCTTGGCCGTCTCGGCGCTGGTGCCGACATAGTCTCAGGTGGGGAGCTCTTCAGGGCGTTGAAGGCCGGAATACCCGCCGACAGGATAACCTACTCAGGCGTAGGCAAGACCAGACGGGAGATCGAATACGCCCTCAAGGCCGGCATCTTGATGTTTAATGTGGAGTCATTAGACGAACTCTACACAATCGGCGAGACGGCGGCAAGGATGGGAAAGCGGGCTGGCATATCATTCCGTGTAAATCCGGATATCGATCCAAAGACGCACCCTTACATCTCGACGGGCCTCAAGAAAAACAAGTTCGGACTGCCGGTTCAAGAAGCCGTTGAGGCATATCGGCTTGCCTCTGGGATGGACTGGCTCGAAACGATCGGCGTAAGCTGCCATATCGGCTCACAGATCACAGAGACTGGTCCCTTTAAAGCTGCGGCCGAAAAGATAGGTAGCCTCGTAAAAGGGCTCGAGACAGAAGGCATAAGGCTAAAATTCATTGACTTGGGAGGCGGGCTCGGCGTCAGATACAAAGATGAAACACCGCCTGAACCTGAGGAATATCTCGCCGCAGTAATCCAAGAGATATCATCGCTCCCGCAGACCTTGATACTCGAACCAGGCAGGGCCATATGTGCAAATGCAGGGATCATGGTCACCAAGCTCCTCTACACAAAGGACTCTGGGGAAAGACGTTTTTATATAGTGGACGCAGGCATGAACGACTTCGCAAGGCCGAGCCTCTATCAGGCATATCATGAGATCGTGCCGGTGACCGGGCCGACCGCCGGAACGGCCGCCTTGCTCAAACCGACTGACGTCGTTGGACCTATATGCGAGACAGGCGACTTCCTGGCCAGGGGATGCCCGATGCCGTCCATGAAAAACGGCGACCTCATTGCAGTAAGGGGCGCCGGAGCCTACGGCTTCAGCATGTCCTCCAACTACAACTCGAGGCCAAGGGCAGCTGAGGTATTGGTGGCCGGAGACAGATTCAAGGTCATAAGGACAAGGGAGACCTATGAAGACCTCATAAGGGGCGAGGAGATCTGGGAGGCCTGGAGGTAACGCAATGGAACCGTTGAAATTCAAAAAGATGCACGGAAGCGGCAATGACTTCATCCTGATAGACAACAGAACCAGTCTCATTCAAGCAGATACGGCCCATGATCTGGCTAGGCGTCTATGCCGTCGTAGATTCTCAATCGGGGCGGATGGCCTTATCCTTATCGAGGGGTCAGAAACGGCTGATTTTAGATGGCGCTTCTTCAACGCTGATGGAAGCGAGGCTGAGATGTGCGGAAACGGCGGCAGATGCGCTGCAAGGTTTGCAGTTCTTACAGGGATCGCCGGACCGAAATTAAAATTTGAGACAGGGGCCGGGCTGATCCATGCCGAGGTGAAAGGTGCGAAGGTAAAGCTTGAACTTCCAGCCCCAGCCGACATGGAACTGAACATATCCATTGATGTGAAAGACGACCGAGTCACAACACACTTCATAAATACAGGCGTGCCGCATGCAGTGGTTTTGGTGGACGACCTCAAAAGATGCGACGTTGTAGGACTTGGAAGGGCGATAAGATTTCATGAACGCTTTAAACCCGCAGGTGCAAATGTAGACTTCATCAAGCTTGAAGGCCGGGATGTCCTTATCCGCACCTACGAACGCGGCGTAGAAGGTGAAACGCTTGCATGCGGTACCGGCTCAGTGGCAGGGGCCATTATAGCGGCGGTCAAAATCGGGCTTGCCCCACCCTTAAGGGTTAAAACAAGAAGTGGAGAGGTCCTGAAGGTCTATTTCGATCTGAACGGTGGAGAGGCAAGGGATGTATTCCTGGAAGGCGAGGCTGTGCTTGTATATTCCGGGACACTAGATGGAGACATCTGCTGATGCGTCTTTTAAAAGACCTCTGGTGGCTCCTACTTTTCTATGTCGTATTTCTAGGGAGTTATGAGGCATGGAACACCTGGAACTACTGGATGACACCTAAAAATACAGCCGCCCCGTCAAAAATCATCAACATAACGCCTGGCATGAAGTTCTCAGAGGTGGCCAACCTACTTGAAAGCGAGGGATTGATTAGGTCGAAGACGGGCTTCACCATTCTTGCTTGGATAAAAGGCATGAGCGGCAGGCTCCAGGCCGGCGAATACCAGCTTTCTCCGGCCCAAAGCCCGGATGACATCCTAGACTACCTGGTAAACGGGAAGGTGCTCAAACATGTCGTGACCATACCCGAGGGATTCAATATCTATGACATAGCCGGACTCATCGAGAACGCCGGGATCATGCCCAGAAATCGTTTTCTTGACGCCGCCAAAGATCAGGCCCTCCTCAAGAGACTCGGCATCGACGGCCGGACGGCTGAAGGCTATCTCTTCCCCGATACATATTTCTTCACTAAAGATACCCCTCCTCAGAAAATCATCGCCACAATGGTAGAGAGACTGAAAGATGTCTGGCGGAAACATGGCCTCCAAGAAAGGGCCAATGCGCTTGGAGTCACCATGAAAGAGGTCTTGATCTTGGCCTCGATGGTGGAAAAGGAGGCTGCAATACCCTCCGAGCGCCCAATAATCGCAAGTGTCTTTTGGAACAGGATCAAGAAAGGCATGCCGCTGCAGTGCGACCCAACCGTTTACTACGGTATCTTGGACAAACTGGAGTCCGAATCAGGGACTGGAAAAGGGCCAAGCCTGCCGACAAGGCTTACCAAAAAAGACCTGCATACTAAGACGCCATATAACACATATTGCATAGACGGCCTACCGCCTGGCCCGATTGCAAACCCGGGTCTCGATTCCATAAAGGCAGTCCTTTATCCTGAGAAGACGGATTTTTTATATTTTGTGTCGAAAAACGATAACACACACTATTTTTCAAAAACCCTCGCCGAACACGACAAGGCGGTGGAAAGATATCAAATAAGAAAAAACGACGAAGGAGGTGTCTGATGGATAATACAATCCCAATACCAGGTCTTGTAATTCAAGGAGACGGCTCCTACGCCCTTACTATTGAATGCCCAAACGGGATTATAACCCCTGAGGTCATCGATACATTATCAAGGGTCGTAAAAGAGTTGGGGATAACCGTCCACATCACCACTGCTCAGAAGATCATGCTCCTGGGGCTTGACCAAAAGACAGGCCGGAGGGCAATAGAGCTCCTGGAAGAAGGCGGGGCTGGCGTAAGGAAGGCCAGGGATATCTCCCAGCCAAGGGTGTGCGTAGGTAAACCATATTGCAAGCTTGCACTGCAGAAGACCTTTCCGTTTGGGGAGTATATCTACAAAGAGCTTGCCAGGATCCCTATCCCGCCGAAATTGAAGGTGGCGGTGGCTGGTTGTCCGGCCTGCTGCTCATGGGCGAATATGGTGGATATAGGTTTTTCAGGCAGAAAGAGCGGCTTTGTGGTCATGCTCGGAGGCCATGGCGGGAGCAGACCCAAGGAGGGATGCGAGGTGGGCAGGATCTCGTCGCCTGAAGAGGCGGGCGAGATAATAAAGAGGCTTGCCGCGATGTTCTCAAGGCATGTAAAGATAAAATCAAGGATGGACAGGCTGATGGAGAAGATCGGCATTGAAGAGTTAAAAAGAGCGATAGGGTTTTAGCTGTTTTTTATCCTGTCAATCAGCACAGAGAGTGGCAATATCCTCCCCTGGCAAAACGGCGCTGGGTCAAACAAAGAGACATCGGGCCGTCGGGGCAGGATCTTCTTAAGATCGACATCGATCTTCAACCCCAAACCCGCCATCTCAAGATGAAAACCTGTAGGGTACGGCGAACCGTCAGGCAGTCCGTCAGGGGCACTGTAGCGTACATCGAGGCCTTCAAGCCTTAGATAAAGCGGGGCCAGGGTCTTTGGGTCAAGACCTACCACGCCCCGCCGCCCGTCTTCCACAAACCCTATGCACAGTGGCCGAACTGATGACCCTTCCCACTGCCCTGCAGGACACTCCGAGACATCTTTGTCACCACCCATGCCGTATGCTGACCATGGGGCGAGGACCAGCATAGCCTCATCGGCGATACCATTTAACATGCGGCCATCCGGCAGCAATGCCTCATCACCAAGATCCGCCGTATAGATGACGCCATGGGATGGTATGTAGAGGTAAAGCCAATCGTCTGTGAGCAGACAGTCAAAGACAGTAACACCCATAGCCCCAAGACCTGTCGCCCTGAGTTTCAGGCCGTTCTCTGCGCGCTCCCAGTTTATTATACCCGTGACCCTTGGCTGGGCCTTGCCCTTCAAGGTAAATTGAACCAGCGCATTTGCGCTCATGGCCGCTGGAAGCCTCGTCTGACGCTCCAGGGCCTCTTTAATGGGAAGCGAAATCTGCTTGAGCGGCCCAAGCTGAATAGTACTCGATGGGGCGACGATAGCGCACCCGCCTATCGCCATCAATAATAACGCCGAGAAAATGACTTTAACCAACATAAAATTTCCCTTAAACAAATAAACCACCGACATGCAAAACAATTCATTAAACCGTAACTATGATACCCCGAAGTAGATTTTTTAGAAAGGATGAATAAAAAAATAAAAAAACCGACGATAAAGACTTACAGCACGACGCCCTTTTTCATAGCACCTTCTATTGACCTCTTCACTATACCGACGATCTCGTCATAATCCATCCCGTTCGGAAAGACAGGTGGCAAGAATTTCAAATGTATCTCATAAGGTCTTGGGATAAGGCTTCCTAATGGAAAGGCCCTGAATGCACCGTCTATCGCAACCGGAACCACAGGGACACCGATCTCCTTGCTCAAGATGGCAAAGGCCTTTTTAAAAGGCAAAAGCCCTCCGTCCCTTGTACGCGCACCCTCAGGAAAGATTACTATTGACTTGCCCCTTCTAAGGAGGACGGCGGCCTTTTTCAGGGCTGATGCAAGGTTTCTGTTCAAATCGAACGGGATCACATGCATCCTTGGGGCTATAGCTCGCCTAAGCGGCGACCTAAAATATTCCTCTGTGGCTATAAAATAACTGTCTCTCAGGGCGTACGACGGAAGGGCCGCTATTATCAAAAAGCCGTCAAGGAGGCTCTGATGGTTGGGGGCAAGGATAAAAGGCCGCGCTGGTAGGACATCGGCGCCACTGACCTTGAAGCGGAAATACGGTCTGGCCGTAAGGGATAATACAGCCTTCAAGGTCAGGATAGACAAATCGCCTTCATATATATCTATATCGACCACCCCATCGGCACCAAGGACATCCCGCCAGCCGACCTCACCCCTTTCAACCCTTACAGCATCCTGTTTTATATAGACATAAAGATCCTTAACAAGGAGGAGGTGCGAGAGCTCATCTTCCGTCACAGACATCCCGAAGGTCTTTTCAATGAAGCTCAAAAGCTCAATCTTGCCAAGGGAATCAAGGCCGAGATCCATCTCAAGGTGGTCTTCCAGGAAGACCTCCTTGCCGGAAACTTCCTTGAGATATGCACTCAAGGCAGTGAATACCTCATCAGAGGGACCTTTTGACCTTCTCTCAGACCTCTTCGCCGCCGTAACAACCGAACCAAGCAGATGCCTCTTTATCTTCCCAAGCCTTGTCTTGGGAAATTCAGATGAAACCACATCAAAACCTGATATCTTCTTGTAATCAGGGACAGACCTGTTGTATTCATCTATAACCTTCCATTTAATGAACTCGTTTATATTGCTAATGTTAGCTGCCTTTAAGGCCTCAAGATCAGGGCGCACGAGACAAAAAAGTCTGCCATTTTTCTCCATAACGGCCGCCTCCTTCACACAGGCCGCTGTAGCAAGCACCATACCCTCTATCTCCTCGGGATTGATGTTCTTGCCATTCGAAAGGACGATCATGTCCTTTTTTCTGCCCGTGATATATAGATAACCGTCCTGGTCCAGTGCGCCTAGATCGCCGGTATAGAACCAACCGTCCCTTATGGCGTCTCTAGTCCTATCAGGCAGATTCAGATAGCCCTTCATTACATTGGGGCCCCTTACTGCAATCTCGCCCCCTTCGATCTTCACTTCGACTCCTGGGAGAGGCCTACCTACCGAACCTATTTTAATGACACGGGGCAAATTGAAAGAGATGATGGGAGAGGTCTCCGTGAGCCCGTAGCCCTCAACCACAGGGAGACCAAGGGCAGCGAAATCTCTTGCAATCTGCGGTGAGAGCCTTGCCCCGCCGCTTACAAGATACCTCAGTGCACCTCCCAGACGAACGCGAAGCCGTCTGAATATGAAACGGGATATAGCCAGCCGATCAAGGGATCTCGACAACATAAAAAACATGAAAAGGATGGGATTTTTGCGTACGCGGCCCATTATCGACCGATAAAAGAGCTCGAAGACCCTGGGGACCCCTACAAATATGGTAACCTTATAGGTCCTGCAGGCCGTAATGATCTCATCCGAAGACGGCTTGTCCACCATCACGATAGTGGCGCCGAGAAAGAGGGGGGTCAGGACAGTCGTCATTATAGGATATGTATGATGAAATGGCAGGATCGAGAGCAGTCGGTCATCCCTTGAGGCGATCCCTGTACTTATGATGCCTTCTATGTTTGAGAGGAGATTTCTTTGCGTTAGCACCACACCCTTTGGTCTTCCCGTAGTCCCTGATGTGTATGGGATCAAGGCCGCATCGTCGTCCGAAAGGGCCGAGCTGAATCTCCCGCCATGTACAACCAAGCTGGACAAATCCTCGAATACGAAGATATGTCCGGGTCTCGCACCTGAAGAAACGGCATCCAACAGGACCTTTTCAAGCACCTTTGATGTAAAGATCGCCTTCGGCATGGAATCGTTGAACACATGCACTATATCGGTTGGAGATGAAAGGGCATCTATCGGGACAACCGCAGCACCCCTTTGCCAAGCTGCATAGACAGCACATATCCATTCAGGCCTGTTTTCGGAAAAAATAGCCACCCTGTCCCCATGTCCAACAGGAATGAGATCTGAAAAGGCCTTGATCCAGGCGTGAAGCCAGGGAAACGAGATCTCCCTTCCCTGATAAATAATGGCCGTCTTGTCAATATCTGCTATCTTCATTGGATGTACTTGCATGTGTTGCTTCAGCGGGTCGCAAAGGCCAAATGAATGTATGAGCGGCTACTGAAAAGAACGCCTAAGCCATTCAAGAAGGGGCAAGACGTCTTTATCTTCGAATACGGCCTCAAGATCTTTTGAAAGTCTCCTCTTCCAGTTCGGATACTCATTCACCGTGCCAGGCAGATTCGCCTGATCCAGCTCGCCAGTCAGGTCTTCCATCTGAACCGCAAGTATCTTCGAACGGCATCTAACAAGATAGCTATATACTGCAAAGACCAGCTGTGGCGTCATTTTTTTTGGCAGACCGGTCTTGTCATCGATCTCATGGCCTCGCAACATATCATTGGATACAAGGCCTTCTTTTTTGAGCGCCTCAAAAAGCCAAGCCTTGGCCCTGTCTCGCCAGGTGATCTCACGCCCCTTAATCTCTTTCGTCGGAAAGAGATTAAGCCTGTCTCTGATCTCCACATCTCGCCCCTGCCAAAAGCCGTAGAGGGTCGGAAGATCATGTGTGGTCACCGAAACCAGGGCATTGGTCGGATATTCGGCAGGCGGCCTGAAAGAGCCGTCTTCCTTGGTTTCAAAATAAAAGACCCTGGTGGAGAATACGTCGGCCTCCCCAAGCCCTGAACGCACCTCATCAGGTACGGTTCCAAGATCCTCTCCTATGACCATACACCTGTTTCTATGGCTCTCAAGTGCAAGGACCCCAAGGAGGTCTTCA of Dissulfurimicrobium hydrothermale contains these proteins:
- the lysA gene encoding diaminopimelate decarboxylase, which codes for MDHFVFKNGELYCEDIPVKKIAEEAGTPLYIYSTATLERHFKAFEKALVHRNHIICFAVKANSNIAVLNILGRLGAGADIVSGGELFRALKAGIPADRITYSGVGKTRREIEYALKAGILMFNVESLDELYTIGETAARMGKRAGISFRVNPDIDPKTHPYISTGLKKNKFGLPVQEAVEAYRLASGMDWLETIGVSCHIGSQITETGPFKAAAEKIGSLVKGLETEGIRLKFIDLGGGLGVRYKDETPPEPEEYLAAVIQEISSLPQTLILEPGRAICANAGIMVTKLLYTKDSGERRFYIVDAGMNDFARPSLYQAYHEIVPVTGPTAGTAALLKPTDVVGPICETGDFLARGCPMPSMKNGDLIAVRGAGAYGFSMSSNYNSRPRAAEVLVAGDRFKVIRTRETYEDLIRGEEIWEAWR
- a CDS encoding nitrite/sulfite reductase domain-containing protein gives rise to the protein MDNTIPIPGLVIQGDGSYALTIECPNGIITPEVIDTLSRVVKELGITVHITTAQKIMLLGLDQKTGRRAIELLEEGGAGVRKARDISQPRVCVGKPYCKLALQKTFPFGEYIYKELARIPIPPKLKVAVAGCPACCSWANMVDIGFSGRKSGFVVMLGGHGGSRPKEGCEVGRISSPEEAGEIIKRLAAMFSRHVKIKSRMDRLMEKIGIEELKRAIGF
- the dapF gene encoding diaminopimelate epimerase; this translates as MEPLKFKKMHGSGNDFILIDNRTSLIQADTAHDLARRLCRRRFSIGADGLILIEGSETADFRWRFFNADGSEAEMCGNGGRCAARFAVLTGIAGPKLKFETGAGLIHAEVKGAKVKLELPAPADMELNISIDVKDDRVTTHFINTGVPHAVVLVDDLKRCDVVGLGRAIRFHERFKPAGANVDFIKLEGRDVLIRTYERGVEGETLACGTGSVAGAIIAAVKIGLAPPLRVKTRSGEVLKVYFDLNGGEARDVFLEGEAVLVYSGTLDGDIC
- the mltG gene encoding endolytic transglycosylase MltG yields the protein MRLLKDLWWLLLFYVVFLGSYEAWNTWNYWMTPKNTAAPSKIINITPGMKFSEVANLLESEGLIRSKTGFTILAWIKGMSGRLQAGEYQLSPAQSPDDILDYLVNGKVLKHVVTIPEGFNIYDIAGLIENAGIMPRNRFLDAAKDQALLKRLGIDGRTAEGYLFPDTYFFTKDTPPQKIIATMVERLKDVWRKHGLQERANALGVTMKEVLILASMVEKEAAIPSERPIIASVFWNRIKKGMPLQCDPTVYYGILDKLESESGTGKGPSLPTRLTKKDLHTKTPYNTYCIDGLPPGPIANPGLDSIKAVLYPEKTDFLYFVSKNDNTHYFSKTLAEHDKAVERYQIRKNDEGGV